In Sphaeramia orbicularis chromosome 1, fSphaOr1.1, whole genome shotgun sequence, a genomic segment contains:
- the smc3 gene encoding structural maintenance of chromosomes protein 3 → MYIKQVIIQGFRSYRDQTVVDPFSPKHNVIVGRNGSGKSNFFYAIQFVLSDEFSHLRPEQRLALLHEGTGPRVISAFVEIIFDNSDNRLPIDKEEVSLRRVIGAKKDQYFLDKKMVTKNDVMNLLESAGFSRSNPYYIVKQGKINQMATAPDSQRLKLLREVAGTRVYDERKEESISLMKETEGKREKINELLKYIEERLHTLEDEKEELAQYQKWDKMRRALEYTIYNQELNETRAKLDELSSKRETCGDKSRQLRDAQQDARDKVEETERVVRELKSKISAMKEEREQLSAERQEQIKQRTKLELKAKDLQDELAGNSEQRKRLLKERQKLLEKIEEKQKELQETEPKFNMVKEKEERGISRLAQATQERTDLYAKQGRGSQFTSKEERDKWIKKELKSLDQAINDKKRQIAAIHKDLEDTETNKEKNLEQYNKLDQDLNEVKTRVEELDKKYYEVKNRKDELQSERNYLWREENAEQQALAAKREDLEKKQQLLRAATGKAILNGIDSINKVLEHFRRKGINQHVINGYHGIVMNNFECEPAFYTCVEVTAGTRLFYHIVETDEVSTKILMEFNKMNLPGEVTFLPLSKLDVRDTAYPETNDAIPMISKLRYSPNFDKAFKHVFGKTLICRSMEVSTQLARAFTMDCITLEGDQVSHRGALTGGYYDTRKSRLELQKDMRKAEEELGELEAKLNENLRRNIERINNEIDQLMNQMQQIETQQRKFKASRDSILSEMKMLKEKRQQSEKTFMPKQRSLQSLEASLHAMESTRESLKAELGTDLLSQLSLEDQRRVDDLNDEIRQLQQDNRQLLNERIKLEGIMTRVETYLNENLRKRLDQVEQELNELRETEGGTVLTATTSELDGINKRVKETLARSEDLDSLIDKTEGEIKDHIKSMERWKNIEKEQNDAINHDTKELEKMTNRQGMLLKKKEECMKKIRELGSLPQEAFEKYQTLTLKQLFRKLEQCNTELKKYSHVNKKALDQFVNFSEQKEKLIKRQDELDRGYKSIMELMNVLELRKYEAIQLTFKQVSKNFSEVFQKLVPGGKATLVMKKGDTEGSQSQDEGEGGADSERGSGSQSSVPSVDQFTGVGIRVSFTGKQGEMREMQQLSGGQKSLVALALIFAIQKCDPAPFYLFDEIDQALDAQHRKAVSDMIVELAGHAQFITTTFRPELLESADKFYGVKFRNKVSHIDVITAEQAKDFVEDDTTHG, encoded by the exons ATGTACATCAAACAG GTCATTATCCAAGGGTTCCGAAGTTACAGGGACCAAACAGTGGTAGACCCTTTTAGTCCAAAGCACAACGTCATCG TTGGACGAAATGGATCAGGAAAAAGTAACTTCTTTTATG CCATCCAATTTGTGCTCAGTGATGAGTTCAGTCACCTACGACCGGAACAGCGCCTGGCCTTGCTTCAC GAGGGAACTGGGCCTCGTGTCATTTCGGCTTTTGTGGAGATTATATTTGACAACTCTGACAACCGACTGCCG ATTGACAAAGAGGAAGTTTCCCTTCGACGTGTCATTGGCGCAAAGAAAGACCAGTATTTTTTGGACAAGAAGATGGTGAC TAAGAATGATGTCATGAACCTTCTGGAGAGTGCTGGCTTCTCTCGCAGTAACCCCTACTACATTGTCAAGCAGGGAAAG ATCAACCAAATGGCAACGGCCCCTGACTCTCAGCGTCTGAAACTACTCCGTGAAGTGGCAGGGACACGAGTGTACGATGAGCGCAAAGAGGAGAGTATTTCTCTCATGAAGGAAACGG AGGGAAAGCGAGAAAAGATCAATGAACTCCTGAAATACATTGAGGAGCGTCTGCATACCCTTGAGGATGAGAAGGAGGAGCTGGCACAGTACCAGAAGTGGGACAAGATGAGAAGAGCCTTAGAGTACACCATCTACAACCAGGAGCTGAATGAAACCCGTGCCAAACTGGATGAG ctatCCTCAAAGAGAGAGACTTGTGGTGACAAATCCAGACAGCTACGTGATGCTCAGCAAGATGCCAGAGACAAAGTTGAG GAGACAGAGCGTGTTGTTCGAGAATTAAAGTCCAAGATTTCTGCCATGAAAGAGGAAAGAGAGCAGCTGTCGGCCGAGCGCCAGGAGCAGATCAAGCAGAGGACCAAGCTCGAGCTGAAGGCCAAGGACCTGCAGGACGAGCTGGCAGGCAACAGTGAACAGAGG AAACGTCTGCTGAAGGAACGGCAGAAGCTGCtggagaaaattgaagaaaagcaGAAAGAGTTGCAGGAGACTGAGCCCAAATTCAATATGGTGAAGGAGAAAGAGGAGCGTGGGATCTCCAG ACTGGCCCAGGCTACACAGGAGAGGACAGATCTGTACGCCAAACAGGGCCGTGGTAGCCAGTTCACCTCCAAGGAGGAGAGGGACAAGTGGATTAAGAAGGAGCTGAAGTCTCTGGACCAAGCTATCAATGACAAAAAGAGGCAGATTGCAGCCATCCACAAAGACCTGGAGGACACGGAGACCAACAAGGAGAAGAATCTGGAGCAGTACAAT AAACTAGATCAAGATCTAAACGAAGTCAAGACCCGTGTGGAGGAGTTGGACAAGAAGTATTATGAAGTGAAGAACAGGAAAGATGAACTGCAGAGTGAAAGAAA CTACCTGTGGCGTGAGGAGAACGCAGAACAGCAGGCTCTGGCCGCCAAACGAGAGGACCTGGAGAAGAAACAGCAGCTCCTTCGAGCTGCCACTGGGAAG GCCATTCTCAATGGTATCGACAGCATTAACAAAGTCCTTGAGCATTTCCGTCGAAAGGGCATCAATCAGCATGTAATCAATGGTTATCACGGCATTGTGATGAATAATTTTGAGTGCGAGCCTGCTTTTTACACCTGTGTGGAGGTGACTGCCGGTACCAG GCTGTTCTACCACATTGTGGAGACTGATGAAGTCAGTACCAAAATACTGATGGAGTTCAACAAAATGAATCTCCCTGGGGAAGTCACATTTCTGCCCCTGAGCAAGCTCGATGTCAGGGACACTGCCTACCCAGAGACCAAT GATGCCATCCCCATGATCAGCAAGCTGCGTTACAGCCCCAACTTTGACAAAGCTTTTAAGCATGTGTTTGGGAAGACACTGATTTGTCGCAGCATGGAGGTGTCCACCCAGTTGGCCAGAGCTTTCACTATGGACTGTATAACCCTAGAGG GTGACCAGGTGAGCCACCGTGGAGCTTTGACAGGAGGATACTACGATACCAGAAAGTCTCGTCTAGAGTTGCAGAAAGATATGAGGAAGGCTGAAGAGGAACTGGGTGAGCTGGAAGCCAAGCTCAATGAAAACCTGCGTAGGAACATAGAAC GCATCAACAATGAGATTGATCAACTAATGAATCAGATGCAGCAGATTGAGACACAACAGAGGAAGTTTAAGGCGTCCAGAGATAGTATTCTGTCAGAGATGAAGATGCTGAAGGAGAAGAGACAGCAGTCAGAGAAGACGTTCATGCCCAAG CAACGTAGTCTTCAGAGTCTGGAGGCCAGCCTCCATGCTATGGAGTCTACCAGGGAGTCCCTGAAGGCTGAGCTTGGTACTGATCTGCTCTCTCAGCTCAGTCTGGAGGACCAGAGGCGTGTTGACGACCTCAATGATGAGATCCGTCAGCTCCAACAG GATAACAGGCAGTTGTTGAATGAGAGGATTAAGCTGGAGGGCATCATGACCAGAGTGGAGACTTATCTCAATGAAAACTTACGGAAGCGTCTCGACCAAGTAGAACAG GAGTTAAATGAGCTGCGAGAGACTGAGGGAGGCACAGTGCTCACAGCCACAACCTCAGAGCTGGATGGCATCAACAAACGTGTCAAAGAAACTTTGGCCCGATCAGAAG ATCTGGACTCTCTGATTGACAAGACAGAAGGAGAGATCAAGGACCACATAAAGAGCATGGAGCGCTGGAAGAACATAGAGAAAGAGCAGAATGATGCAATCAACCATGACACCAAGGAGCTGGAAAAGATGACCAACAGACAGGGCATGCTGCTCAAGAAAAAGGAAGAGTGCATGAAGAAGATCAGAGAGCTGGGTTCGCTACCCCAGGAAGCCTTTGAGAAGTACCAGACCCTCACACTAAAACAG TTGTTCCGAAAATTGGAGCAGTGCAACACAGAGCTCAAGAAATACAGTCATGTCAACAAGAAGGCTCTGGACCAGTTTGTCAACTTCTCTGAGCAGAAGGAAAAGCTCATCAAGCGTCAAGATGAGTTGGACCGTGGCTACAAATCCATCATGGAACTCATGAACGTCTTGGAGTTGCGGAAGTACGAGGCCATCCAGCTCACCTTCAAACAG GTGTCCAAGAATTTCAGTGAAGTTTTCCAGAAGCTGGTGCCTGGAGGCAAAGCAACGTTGGTGATGAAGAAGGGTGACACAGAAGGCAGCCAGTCCCAGGATGAGGGCGAGGGCGGTGCAGACAGTGAGAGGGGGTCCGGCTCGCAGAGCAGCGTGCCCTCAGTGGACCAGTTCACTGGAGTCGGCATCAGG GTGTCATTCACAGGGAAACAGGGTGAAATGAGAGAGATGCAGCAGCTCTCTGGGGGTCAGAAGTCTTTGGTGGCTTTGGCTCTGATTTTCGCCATCCAGAAGTGTGACCCCGCACCTTTCTACCTGTTTGATGAAATTGACCAGGCCCTCGACGCCCAACACAGGAAGGCTGTCTCAG aCATGATTGTGGAGTTGGCGGGTCATGCCCAGTTCATCACCACCACCTTCAGGCCTGAGCTGCTGGAGTCTGCTGACAAGTTCTACGGTGTCAAATTCAGAAACAAG GTGAGTCACATCGATGTGATCACAGCAGAGCAGGCCAAAGACTTTGTGGAGGATGACACTACCCATGGTTAA